ATGCTCCTCTAACCATTCTTCCATGATACTATCCAATCCCTTTGCAGTTTTCTTCATGGCCTTCTCATGGCCGCCCAAGTCTAACCACCCAAGGAAAGGGATCGCATCCCTTACTACAAACAACCCTGAGAAATGAAAAAATTCCCGCATGGCCTTCCTGCACCTTCTTGCCTCTTTCTCATCGCTAGCTACAACAGCACCAAAAAACCTCTTCCCTGCAATCATCCTAAGAATCACGTTCAGGTTTAAGTTCCCGACCCATTGTTTCATCTCAACCAAAACAGGGGTTGACTCAACTTTCTTCTTCGCCCATAGCTCGTACAGCTCTTTCACCGAGCTTTCCACTTCAGAGGCTCTAATGTGTTTCAAAAGCTCAAGCCTCCGGTTTGACATAAGCTCCGAGGCTGTTATTTTGCGCATTTCACGCCAGTATGCACCGTAAGGGCAGAAACCAAAGTTGGCATAGTTATGGCCCAGGAGCTTACCGACAGTAAGTTTGGGCCGTGAGGACACTACTACATCATATTTGGTAAAAATTTCCTTGGCCAGCTCCGAACTGGTGACCACCACAGCTGGGTGTAACCCGATCCGGATGGAAAATATCGGTCCATACTTATCGGCTAACTCTCCCAGTGCCAAGTATGGAAGCTTGGATCCTGCTAGAACATGGAGATGACCGATTAAAGGCCATCCACCGGCAGCTTCTGGTGGTTTCCGATCCTTCAAAGACTTTCCAGACCAGCTAAGTACCAGGAAAAAGGAGAGCAGTATAGCAAAGACTCCTGCAATGTTACTGTTTAGGTAGGGAAGGAGGAAATCAAAACCCATAATGGCTTGGATATTCTTGGATGAAGAAATCAAGAGTATTTGAGTAATGGTTGGGAATCTGGGAAATGATTGAAGATTATTGAAGTGTGTGAAATGAACAAATAGTGTAAGACATTTAAGTTGATATATTTGTTGTGCTTTCGGCAGCCAGTACAGCTGGTAAACTGATATTAACAAATGAAACCTAGGCTCTGAGTAGATTatgtttaatgttgttatttaaatcATCAGAAATGA
This sequence is a window from Gossypium raimondii isolate GPD5lz chromosome 5, ASM2569854v1, whole genome shotgun sequence. Protein-coding genes within it:
- the LOC128041393 gene encoding cytochrome P450 CYP82D47-like, which codes for MGFDFLLPYLNSNIAGVFAILLSFFLVLSWSGKSLKDRKPPEAAGGWPLIGHLHVLAGSKLPYLALGELADKYGPIFSIRIGLHPAVVVTSSELAKEIFTKYDVVVSSRPKLTVGKLLGHNYANFGFCPYGAYWREMRKITASELMSNRRLELLKHIRASEVESSVKELYELWAKKKVESTPVLVEMKQWVGNLNLNVILRMIAGKRFFGAVVASDEKEARRCRKAMREFFHFSGLFVVRDAIPFLGWLDLGGHEKAMKKTAKGLDSIMEEWLEEHRMKKESVGEEDKGDQDFIDVLLSVLQGLDLSGYDVDTVTKATALTLLVGGTDTVTVTITWTLALLLNNRHALEKAQEELDTQIGKGRLVNESDINKLVYLQAIVKESLRLYPAGPLAGAREFDEDCTVGSYFVPKGTRLIVNIWKLQRDPGVWSDPLEFKPERFLTSHQDIDVKGQHFELIPFGAGRRLCPGISFGLQMTQLVLATFLHGFHISTPSNEPVDMTGSPGLTNIKATPLEILLKPRLSPSLY